One genomic region from Muriicola soli encodes:
- a CDS encoding lmo0937 family membrane protein: protein MRNLLWLVAVICIVVWLLGLVGIIEGLATGNLVHILLVIAIITILYNVISGRKPM, encoded by the coding sequence ATGAGAAATTTACTTTGGCTCGTGGCAGTTATTTGTATTGTTGTCTGGTTACTGGGATTAGTGGGAATAATTGAAGGTCTTGCTACCGGTAATCTCGTCCATATATTACTGGTAATTGCTATTATTACGATATTATACAATGTAATCTCAGGGCGTAAGCCTATGTAA
- a CDS encoding serine hydrolase domain-containing protein has product MKFSLSILLLLFLVASLRGQTISEQVENYTDTYVKTGDFSGCILINKAGQTIYSGCFGNANQSFGVPNSLPTKFKIGSISKQFTAAAILVLEQQGKLKTSDKLSRFFPKVPKAERITLEQLLTHTSGITDIYNIPDFNQLSLRNTKISDIADLVLEQELEFEPGSQYRYSNGGYAVLAELIERVSGKLYQEFLKEQLFVPLKMDHTAHARSNEIVANLAVGYDALDYEDLKITTYLDPEILKGGGSLYSTVEDLQRWINSIRDRSLLEGSSYDKMLEDYGNGYGLGISVYTSYEQDVFGHDGRINGYIADYLHYREADVSIIILGNIQTGVADFFRSDIAAIVFGKEYRSRAKTALPKIEGEINPIPYLGTYAFGPNFKVYVELIDGSVQARANEGGYSQLVPLEDGRFFSRTLYAYIDFKKDPSGTIDKMLWINNDGNTFEGIKEK; this is encoded by the coding sequence ATGAAATTCAGCTTATCTATTTTATTGTTGTTATTCCTTGTTGCTTCTCTCAGAGGACAGACGATCAGCGAACAAGTTGAAAACTATACCGACACTTATGTCAAAACCGGAGATTTCAGCGGCTGTATTCTTATTAACAAAGCAGGACAGACAATTTACAGTGGTTGTTTTGGCAATGCCAACCAATCTTTTGGGGTCCCTAATTCGTTGCCAACCAAATTCAAAATTGGCTCAATTTCTAAACAGTTTACCGCTGCTGCCATTTTAGTGTTAGAGCAACAGGGGAAATTAAAAACCTCAGATAAATTATCTCGATTTTTTCCAAAAGTTCCGAAAGCCGAAAGGATTACCCTTGAGCAGCTCCTTACGCATACCTCAGGGATTACTGACATTTACAACATCCCGGATTTTAACCAGCTTTCCTTAAGGAATACGAAGATCTCCGATATAGCCGACTTAGTGCTGGAGCAGGAACTTGAATTTGAGCCTGGTTCTCAATACCGCTATTCAAATGGAGGATATGCCGTCCTTGCAGAATTAATTGAACGGGTAAGCGGAAAATTATACCAGGAATTCTTAAAAGAGCAACTTTTTGTTCCGTTGAAGATGGACCATACTGCCCATGCCCGTAGCAACGAAATAGTGGCAAATTTAGCAGTAGGATACGATGCTCTGGATTACGAGGATCTTAAAATCACTACCTATCTCGATCCCGAAATCCTCAAAGGCGGAGGTTCTCTTTACAGCACCGTTGAAGACCTACAGCGTTGGATCAATTCTATCCGGGACAGATCATTACTCGAAGGATCGTCCTATGATAAGATGTTAGAAGACTACGGCAATGGTTACGGCCTTGGCATTTCTGTGTATACTTCTTATGAGCAGGACGTCTTTGGACACGATGGGCGGATCAACGGATATATTGCCGACTATCTTCACTATCGGGAAGCTGATGTCTCTATTATAATTTTAGGAAATATTCAGACGGGCGTCGCTGATTTTTTCAGAAGCGATATAGCAGCCATCGTATTTGGCAAAGAGTACAGGAGCAGAGCAAAAACTGCTCTTCCAAAAATAGAGGGGGAAATAAATCCCATTCCCTATTTAGGAACCTACGCTTTTGGTCCCAACTTTAAGGTATATGTAGAATTGATAGACGGCAGCGTACAGGCAAGAGCCAACGAAGGAGGGTATTCCCAATTGGTGCCGCTCGAAGACGGCCGATTCTTCAGTCGGACCCTCTACGCCTACATTGATTTTAAAAAAGACCCATCAGGTACCATCGACAAAATGTTGTGGATCAACAACGACGGGAATACGTTTGAAGGAATAAAGGAAAAATAG
- a CDS encoding DEAD/DEAH box helicase produces MTFKDLNLIPPILNALKDVDYTTPTSIQASAIPLVLNKEDVIGSAQTGTGKTAAFAIPILQHLANQPQNHKGKRKVQVLVVTPTRELAIQIAESFTNYGKYTHLRNTVIFGGVSQGAQTNALRNGVDILVATPGRLLDLMNQGFITLDHIKYFVLDEADRMLDMGFIHDIKKIIAKLPRERQSLFFSATMPKSIVKLSNEILRNPKKVAVSPVSSTAETIQQYLYPTNKESKKDLLFHILQDPELEQVLLFSRTKHGADKIVRNLHKKKIEATAIHGNKSQNQRQRALKDFKEGRKRVLVATDIAARGIDIDKLRHVINYDIPNEPETYVHRIGRCGRAGEEGISISICEPEENAYITDIEKLTKQKIEIISDHPYPQTDRPMNTAEKKEAEKEKQRKKQEFFANRNKKRGGQQGFGKKRR; encoded by the coding sequence ATGACTTTTAAAGACCTCAACCTTATACCCCCAATCCTTAATGCACTGAAAGATGTGGATTACACTACTCCAACTTCCATTCAGGCCAGTGCCATCCCCCTTGTCCTGAACAAAGAGGACGTAATTGGGAGCGCCCAAACCGGAACAGGGAAAACAGCAGCATTTGCCATTCCCATCCTTCAACATTTGGCCAACCAACCGCAAAATCACAAAGGAAAAAGAAAAGTACAGGTTCTGGTAGTGACTCCTACACGTGAGCTCGCTATACAAATTGCCGAAAGCTTTACCAACTACGGAAAATATACTCATCTGCGGAATACAGTAATTTTTGGAGGGGTCTCGCAGGGCGCTCAAACCAACGCTTTGCGAAATGGAGTAGATATACTCGTTGCCACTCCTGGGCGCTTATTAGATCTGATGAACCAGGGATTCATTACCCTTGATCATATAAAGTACTTTGTGCTGGATGAGGCAGACCGCATGCTCGATATGGGATTTATCCATGATATTAAAAAGATCATCGCCAAGCTTCCAAGGGAAAGGCAATCGCTCTTCTTTTCCGCCACTATGCCCAAGAGCATTGTTAAACTGTCAAATGAAATACTGAGAAACCCAAAAAAAGTGGCGGTAAGTCCGGTTTCCTCAACGGCAGAAACCATACAGCAATACCTTTATCCCACCAACAAAGAGAGTAAAAAAGACCTGTTATTTCATATCCTTCAGGATCCGGAACTGGAACAAGTTTTGTTGTTTTCCCGTACAAAACACGGGGCCGACAAGATCGTACGCAACCTCCACAAAAAGAAAATAGAAGCTACGGCCATCCATGGGAACAAGTCGCAGAATCAACGCCAAAGGGCACTCAAGGATTTTAAGGAAGGAAGAAAAAGGGTACTGGTGGCTACAGATATAGCAGCACGGGGTATCGACATTGATAAACTACGTCACGTGATCAATTACGACATCCCTAACGAGCCGGAGACCTATGTACACCGTATCGGCAGATGCGGCCGTGCAGGGGAAGAAGGAATTTCTATTTCCATCTGTGAACCTGAGGAAAATGCCTATATCACCGATATTGAAAAACTCACCAAGCAAAAAATTGAAATTATCTCTGATCATCCCTACCCTCAAACCGACCGTCCTATGAATACAGCAGAAAAGAAGGAGGCGGAGAAGGAAAAACAACGCAAAAAACAGGAATTTTTTGCA